ATCGGCCTGCTGGTGGTCTCGTTCCTCCTGCTCGACATCCTGCCCCAGACGTTCCTCCAGCCGTACATCTCGGGCAACGACATCCACATGGGCATCATGATGTTCGCGTACCTGCTGGGCCCGATGCTGTTCGGCTGGTACGGGTTCTTCCTGCTCCCGCTGTTCTTCGTGCTGGTCATCCAGGCGGTCCGCATCGTCGTGACCGACCTCATCCACGGCGACGAATTGACGCCGGACGTGGACGCAGCGCCCTCGCTCGGCGAGCGCGACCTCGGCCAGAGCGGCGAGGAGGACGGCGACGAGTCGGCGTCGGCCTCGTCGTGATCACCGGTCTTTCTCCAGGAACACCGGCGTTCCCGGATTCCCCGCGTCCCGGTATCCCAGCGACCGGAGCGCGTAGACGAGGTCCGCGAGCGCGTAGTCGGCGTCGGCGGTGACGGGTCGACCGTCGTCGGTGTAATCGGCGGTTCGCGCCCGGAGGTCGTCGAGATCGACCGCCCGCGGGAAAGTGTCCGTATCGACTTCTGAATCCGCGTCCGTCTCGCCCGCGACGGCTGTCGAGGCGCTGGCCGCCCGGGAGCGCGTCTGCGATGACAGCGCATTCTCCGAGTCCGCGGCGTCCGCGAGCGCGTCGCGGACCGGCCCGTCCGTCGGATCCAGTTCGTACGCTTCGCGCTTCGCCGCGACGCGTGCCCGGAGGTCGTCGTGGGTCCGCCGTGCCGACCGGTCGGGGTCCCGCACGCGCTCGACGCGGTCGACGAGCCGGCGGTTCTCGCCGACCGCCGCGTCCCAGTGCTCGACCGCCTCGGCGGCGAGGTTCCCGAGGTCGTCGGGGTCGCCCGCGAGTCGGTAGTCCTCGGGGACGCAGTCGTAGATCCACGGCTCGTCGCGCAGGACGAGCACCTGCCCGCTGGCCGCCTGCTCGAACGGGGTCCGGGCCATGGTCTCGTACTCGCTGGCGCAGACCGCGAGGTCGCCCCGCCGGAGCGCGGCCTCGTAGGTCTCGCGGTCGGCCTCGGAGTGGGCCTCGACCCACGACAGGTCGGCGTACTCGTCGGGGACGTGCTCCATGCTGGTCAACAGAGTCTGAATGTCGTACTCCTCGTGCAGGCGTTCGCCGACCGCGAGCAGCCTGTCGGCGCGCTTCTTCTCCCAGAGCGACCCCGCGAGGTGGAGGTACCGGGGCTCGTCGGCGTACGACTCCTCGAACCCCGAGAAGTCGATGGGGCTGCCGGTCTCGGCCGCCTCGTCGAGGGCCGCCTCGACCACCTCGGGCCGGAGGACGTCGGTCGCGCGCTCGCGGAGGCGGTCGGCGTCGACGCCGGCCTTGAACCAGATGCCGTCGGCGAAGACCGCCGCCGCCATCGCCATCCTGCTCTGGAACGGCCCGCGGTACGAGCAGTAGCGGTACTTGAACGGCACCTGGAGGTCGTGGACGTTGGCGATTAGGTCGAACGGCTCGACGTCGGCGGCCCACCGGTCGGTCCGCTCGCAGAGCCACTTGTGGAGGTCGAACCGGCCGGTCCGGCGCTGGTCGACCACGCAGTCGAGGTACGCGCCCCGGTCGTAGATCTCGCGCTTCAGCGCGGCGAGTTCGGCCCAGCTGTAGCCGCCCTCGGTGAAGATGTCGGCGCTGGGTTCGTCTGCATCCGTTTCCGACAGCTCGGAGTCGTCGCCGTGCGGACCGAAGGGCTCGGCACGAATCGCGGTGACCTGCTCGCGGTCGGCCAGAATCGGCTCGTCGGGGACCTGCGGCGGGACCAGCCAGTAGACGTGGAGGTGCGGGTCGCGATCGAGCCACCCGTCGACCCACGTCGCGGCGTCGCCGAGGGTGCCGTTCGCGCTCGGGTCGTCGGGCCGGTAGAGTTCGGGGACGATGAGGACGCGCATGGTGGAGAGGTCGCTTGTGGTCGCATGGGTGAAAACGGCGGTGAGCAGTTTGAACGTCTCGGCCGTTCTGGACGTCTATCTTGTCGGCCGGTGCTCGACGAACAAGTAAGTCGAGCCCGAGAAGAACGTCAACGGCAGAGAGAAGCTAGCTACTGCCGACACCCATGTTACAGCGACCGCACAGTACCGCAACCGCAACAGCCTCACGCCTCCCCAGCCTCCTCCCTCGTTCGCGTCGCTCACTCAGTCGTCCCTCGCGCGGCGTGGCGGACCCTCATGGTCCGCCAGCGTGCGCCAGTTCGGACAGATCACCGAGCGACGCCCGGCCGACAAAACCACCGTCGAGTGGATGAAAGGGTCCGCCCGGTCGCGGTCACGCGAGCGAAGCGAGCGTGACCGCGGGAGACGCGGTTCGTCTCCCGGCGCACCGCTTGGTCGTCTGAGCGACCCCTATCCGAGGCGAACCGAAGGTGAGCCGAGGATATGTCGGTCAGCGACCGCGACCGGGCGGGGGCTTTCGAGAGGTTCTTCACGGCGGCCCCGCTGACTGGTGCTGGTCACCTCCTACTTTCATATCCAGCGATTCGTCCCGTTCCCAGTCGCGATTCCGAAACCATTAGCCCGCAGCGTCCCAAGCCCGGAGTAATGAGCGACCTGCTGGTGCGAGCGGCGCGGGGCGAGCGAACCGAGCGACCGCCGGTCTGGCTGATGCGGCAGGCCGGCCGGTACATCCCCGAGTACCGCGAGATCCGCGAGGACTACACGTTCCGCGAGGCCATCTCGAACCCCGAGGTGGCCGAGCGCATCACCCTCCTGCCGTGGGACATCTTCGAGCCCGACGGCCTGGTGATGTTCTCGGACATCCTGACGGTGCTCGAGCCGCTCGGGCTCGACTACCGCATCGAGAGCGGGGTCGGCCCGGTCGTCGAGAACCCCGTGACCCGACCCGACGAAGTTCCCGAGAGCCACGCCGACGTGCGCGAGGAACTCGACTACGTCGGCGCGTTGCTCGAACGCCTCCAGGAGAGCGTCGGCGACCGGACCAGCATCATCGGGTTCACCGGCGGTCCGTTCACCCTCGCGGCCTACGCGGTCGCGGGCCGACCTGCGGGCAAGAAGCAGAAGCCCGTCCGGCGGTTCCGCGTGGAGTACCCCGAGGCGTTCCGGGCGCTGCTCGACCGCTTCGCCGACGTCGTGGTCGACTACGTCGAGTACCAGGTCGATGCCGGCGCCGACCTGATCCAGCTGTTCGACACCTACGCCGGCCTGCTGACGCCAGACGACTACCGGGAGTTCCTCCAGCCGCTCCACCAGCGCATTCTGGACGCGGTCGACGTGCCCACGGTCGTCTTCGTCCGGAACCCCGGCGGGAAGCTCGACCTGCTGGCCGACGCGGGCGCCGACGTGGTGAGCCTCGACTGGACGGTGGACATGGCCGAGGCCCGCGAGCAGCTGGGCGACACGCCGGTCCAGGGCAACCTCGACCCCTCATACCTGCTCGGCGACGAGGAGTTCGTGCGCGAGCGGACCGCGGAGGTCATCGAGAAGGCCGGCCCCGAGGGTCACATCCTGAACCTGGGCCACGGCATCGACCGC
This region of Halorussus rarus genomic DNA includes:
- a CDS encoding glycosyltransferase, giving the protein MRVLIVPELYRPDDPSANGTLGDAATWVDGWLDRDPHLHVYWLVPPQVPDEPILADREQVTAIRAEPFGPHGDDSELSETDADEPSADIFTEGGYSWAELAALKREIYDRGAYLDCVVDQRRTGRFDLHKWLCERTDRWAADVEPFDLIANVHDLQVPFKYRYCSYRGPFQSRMAMAAAVFADGIWFKAGVDADRLRERATDVLRPEVVEAALDEAAETGSPIDFSGFEESYADEPRYLHLAGSLWEKKRADRLLAVGERLHEEYDIQTLLTSMEHVPDEYADLSWVEAHSEADRETYEAALRRGDLAVCASEYETMARTPFEQAASGQVLVLRDEPWIYDCVPEDYRLAGDPDDLGNLAAEAVEHWDAAVGENRRLVDRVERVRDPDRSARRTHDDLRARVAAKREAYELDPTDGPVRDALADAADSENALSSQTRSRAASASTAVAGETDADSEVDTDTFPRAVDLDDLRARTADYTDDGRPVTADADYALADLVYALRSLGYRDAGNPGTPVFLEKDR
- the hemE gene encoding uroporphyrinogen decarboxylase, with the translated sequence MSDLLVRAARGERTERPPVWLMRQAGRYIPEYREIREDYTFREAISNPEVAERITLLPWDIFEPDGLVMFSDILTVLEPLGLDYRIESGVGPVVENPVTRPDEVPESHADVREELDYVGALLERLQESVGDRTSIIGFTGGPFTLAAYAVAGRPAGKKQKPVRRFRVEYPEAFRALLDRFADVVVDYVEYQVDAGADLIQLFDTYAGLLTPDDYREFLQPLHQRILDAVDVPTVVFVRNPGGKLDLLADAGADVVSLDWTVDMAEAREQLGDTPVQGNLDPSYLLGDEEFVRERTAEVIEKAGPEGHILNLGHGIDRETPVENATAFVETAKEWEW